The Novipirellula aureliae genomic interval ATTTTGGAAAGCCGATGTTCCGTGTCGAGCCCAACGCCTAATTGACTGTATCTACAACGTAATTCCAAAACATTTGTCGGCTTGAATACACCCGTGATCAAAAAAATCTTGATCGCCAATCGTGGCGAAATCGCTCTTCGAATCATCCGTGCGTGCCGGGAAATGGGCATCGCATCGGTCGCTGTCTACAGCCAAGCGGACGCCGAATCGATGCACGTCAAATTGGCGGACGAAGCCTACTGTGTCGGTAAACCGCGAAGTAATGAAAGCTACTTAAAGATCGACCAAATCATCGCCGCTGCGGAAGTCGCTGGGGTTGACGCGATCCATCCCGGCTATGGATTCTTGGCCGAGAACGCTCATTTTAACGAGGTGTGTCGGTCGAGCGGTTTCGAATTTATCGGCCCTAGCCCTCAAGCGATGGAGAAATTAGGCGATAAAAATACGGCTCGGAAAATGGCGATCGCAAACGACGTGCCCGTCGTTCCCGGCAGTGCCGGATTGATCGACGACGATGCGGACGCGATCAAAACGGCCGCCGAAATCGGCTATCCGGTCCTGATTAAAGCGACGGCGGGCGGTGGCGGCAAAGGGATGCGAGTGGCCGAAAATGAAGCGGCTCTGCTCACCGCATTGACGCAGGCCCGCACCGAAGCTGAAGCGGCTTTCGGCAATGGCGGTTGTTACCTCGAACGTTACATCGGCTCACCAAGACACATCGAAGTCCAAGTCATCGCTGACACGCATGGCAACGTTTGCCATTTGTTCGAGCGAGATTGTAGCGTCCAACGCCGGCACCAAAAACTGATCGAAGAAGCTCCCAGCCCGAGTTTGCCCGCAGACCGCCGTGAAGCGATTTGCGAGGCAGCCGTGCGAATGATCCGGGGGGCCGACTACAGCAACGCGGCGACGGTCGAGTTCATTGTCGATGCGGACAACAACTTCTATTTCATCGAGGTTAACGCCCGCATCCAAGTCGAGCATCCCGTTAGCGAGATGATCACCGGCATCGACTTAATCAAAGAACAAATCCGCGTCGCTGCGGGAGAAAAACTGTCTTTCACCCAGAGCGAAGTGCACTGCGCGGGCGTGTCCATTGAATGCCGAATCAACGCAGAGAATCCGGAAAAAAACTTCCAGCCAAACCCTGGGAAAATCGAAAAAATCTTTGCTCCAGGTGGTCTTGGTGTCCGTTTTGATTCGCACGTTTACGCGGGTTACACCGTTCCAGCCTATTACGATTCGATGGTTGGTAAATTGATCGTTCACCGCCCCACCCGTGAGGAAGCGATCGCAACGATGCGGCGGGCGCTAAAAGAATTGCAAGTCGAAGGCATTTCGACGACCGTCTCGTTTCACGACCAGGTGCTCCAGCATCGTGAGTTTGTCGAAGGCCGCCACGACACGAAGTTCGTAGAACGCGAATTCATGCCCTAGTGGGCGAGTCTTTCCGAGGCTCGTCGTCAGCGATTATTGGTAGCGAAACGCTTGTCGCCGTTTCACTAGAAATTGCTTTTAGTGGTTCTCCGTCTCGGAGAGACGGAGCTACGTGACGGAGCTACGTGACGGAGCTACGAGACGAATTCGCGATGTTGCCGCTTCCGCCCTTCGGGCTGATTAGCGTCCCGTTCCTTTCCGCCATTTTTTCTGTCTGGGCAAATTGTCGCCCTTGCTTGGGTTTTTTTGTTTTCCTTGCTATAAACCACGCTACTTTCAGCAGCCAACACACCATGGGGCTCTGTCCGGAAAGGGGTCTGAACCTCTCTGGATAAGCTAGAAACGAATAAAAAACGAATGTCTTCCAAAAGGGTCAGACCCCTTTTCGGACAAAGCCAAAAGGACTCAGTATGACTCCCGTCAAATCACTTAACCATGTCGGAATCGCCGTCCGTTCGCTCGAAGACCAACGTTCGTTCTATGAGGGCACGCTCGGTGCGGAGTATGAGGGAACCGAAGAGGTGCCGAGCCAAAAGGTTCGCGTCGCATTTTACTTGATCAACGATGTTCGACTCGAACTTCTCGAGCCCACCGATCCGGAAAGTCCGATTGCCAAGTTTATCGAAAAGCGAGGCGAGGGTTTGCACCATTTGGCCTTTACGGTCGACGATATTGAAGCTCGAATCGCCGAGTACAAAGAAGGGGGCGTTCGCATGATCGACGATACCCCTCGGCCTGGAGCTCACGATGCCCGCATCGCATTCGTGCATCCGAAGAGTAGCTGTGGCGTGTTGACGGAACTTTGCCAAGTCGGCGCCCACTAAGGGCTCTTGAGTATCCGCCGCGTAAAGGCGATAAACGAGACTCACAGCCAAAAAGTCCATTCTGCGCGTGCCGTCCAACGGCGGCTCGCTGTCATTTTTTACTGACCGTTCCTCTCGAGGCAACCGATGTCGACCTCTAAATTGTCTGTCAAAGACGACTTCCCCCCTGTTGAATACGAAACATGGCGCGCGACGGTCGAAGCCGACCTGAAAGGTGCTCCGTTCGAAAAGAAACTCGTCTCGCATACCTACGAAGGGATCGGTATCCAACCGGTCTACACCCGTAAGGACGAGCTTGCAGGTACCGATCCGACGGGATTTCCCGGTTCGAGCCCATTCGTTCGCGGCCGCAATCCGCTCGGCAGCGTGCTGACCGGGACCGATCTTCGCCAAGAACACTTGCATCCCGACTTGGGCGTTACCAACAAGGCAATCCTAGCGGACCTCGAGGGCGGCGTCACGTCGATCTTGATCAAGCTCGACTCGGCGGCCCGCGCGGGGCTCGATCCCGACAAGGTCGATGACTCGGAAAGTCACGACGGTGTCATGGCCTACGACGTCAACGATTTAGACGTCACGCTTAAGAAGGTGGGACTCGACATTATCGACGTCACACTCGACGCGGGGGCGGCATTCTTGCCCGCTGCTGCGACACTTGCCGGATTGTGG includes:
- the accC gene encoding acetyl-CoA carboxylase biotin carboxylase subunit, encoding MIKKILIANRGEIALRIIRACREMGIASVAVYSQADAESMHVKLADEAYCVGKPRSNESYLKIDQIIAAAEVAGVDAIHPGYGFLAENAHFNEVCRSSGFEFIGPSPQAMEKLGDKNTARKMAIANDVPVVPGSAGLIDDDADAIKTAAEIGYPVLIKATAGGGGKGMRVAENEAALLTALTQARTEAEAAFGNGGCYLERYIGSPRHIEVQVIADTHGNVCHLFERDCSVQRRHQKLIEEAPSPSLPADRREAICEAAVRMIRGADYSNAATVEFIVDADNNFYFIEVNARIQVEHPVSEMITGIDLIKEQIRVAAGEKLSFTQSEVHCAGVSIECRINAENPEKNFQPNPGKIEKIFAPGGLGVRFDSHVYAGYTVPAYYDSMVGKLIVHRPTREEAIATMRRALKELQVEGISTTVSFHDQVLQHREFVEGRHDTKFVEREFMP
- the mce gene encoding methylmalonyl-CoA epimerase yields the protein MTPVKSLNHVGIAVRSLEDQRSFYEGTLGAEYEGTEEVPSQKVRVAFYLINDVRLELLEPTDPESPIAKFIEKRGEGLHHLAFTVDDIEARIAEYKEGGVRMIDDTPRPGAHDARIAFVHPKSSCGVLTELCQVGAH